The Pseudonocardia broussonetiae DNA segment CCCGGGCGGCCAGGAGCCGCCCAACGACTGGCAGAGCGTGTTCGGCGGACCCGCGTGGACGCGGCTGCCCGACGACCCGGAGTGGTACCTGCACCTGTTCTCCCCCGCGCAGCCCGACCTCGACTGGACCAACCCGGAGGTGTGGGCCGACCTCGACAAGACGGTCCGGTTCTGGCTCGACCGCGGCGTCGACGGCTTCCGGGTCGACGTCGCCCACGGCATGAGCAAGCCCGAGGGCCTGCCCGACGCCGGCGGGTGCCGCGACGACCCCCGCTTCGACCACGAGGGCGTCCACGACGTGCACCGGATGGTCCGCGCCGTCGTCGACCACTTCCCGGGCACCGTGCTGGTCGGGCAGGTCGACGTCCGCGACGACGACGCGTTCGCCCGCTACGTCCGCCCCGACGAGCTGCACGTCGGGCTCACCTACCGGCTGCTGGAGTGCCCCTTCGCCGCCGACGCCGTGCGCGACGCGATCGAGGACTCGTTCGAGGCCGTCGCCCCGACGCGCTCGCGCCCGTCGTGGGCGCTGGCCGACCACGACACCGTGCGCCCGGTCACCCGCTGGGGCGGCGAGGCGCGGGCGCGCGCGATGGCGCTGGTGACGCTCGCGCTGCCGGGCACGGTGTTCCTCTACAACGGCGAGGAGCTCGGGCTGCCCGACGTCGAGCTGCCCGACGAGGCGCTGCAGGACCCGCGCTGGACGCAGTCGGGCGGCACCGACCGCGGCCGCGACGGCTGCCGCGTCCCGATCCCGTGGGAGGGCACGGCGCCCGGGTTCGGGTTCACCTCCGGCGAGCCGTGGCTGCCGATCCCCGCGCAGTGGGCCGACCGGCTCGTCGCCGACCAGCTGGAGGACACCGCGTCCACGCTGTCGGTGTACCGGCGCGCGCTCGAGCTGCGCCGCTGCCACCCCGGCTTCACCGGCACCGACGTCGAGTGGTTCGGCGCCCCGCAGGACTGCCTCGCGTTCCGCCGCTCCGGGTCGACGCTCGTGTGCGCGCTGAACACCGGGACCGTCGCGGTGCCCCTGCCCCCGGGCGACGTCCTGCTGTCCTCGGGCCCCCTGCGCGGCGGACTGCTCCCCCCCGACACGGCGGTGTGGCTGGCCTGACGGCCCCGTGAGTGGAAAAGAGTGCCAGGGCACTCCTTTCCACTCACGACCTCAGGCCAGCAGCAGCGGCAGCGCGGTGAGCCGGCGGCGGACGACGGCGCCGTAGCGGGCGTCCAGGCGCAGCCAGCTGCCCGTCGACGACACGCGCACGGCGTCGTCGGGGCCCCCGGCGACGAACCCCATCCCCGACAGCGCGAACAGGCAGCGCATGGGCACCTTCACCGCCGGCGCGTCCCCCGCGCTCACGGTCAGCACCGTCTGGTCCAGCAGCGACGCCGGCGGCCCCATCGGCCCGGCGTTCTCCCGGGCCACGGTCAGCCCGCGCTCGGTGAGCTGCTCGATCTCCGCGGCGGGCACGACGTCGACCGCCGCCCACCCGTCGACGGGCGGCAGCTCGCCCTGCCACAGCCCGCCCGCGCCCGGGTCGACGACGCCCGCCCGCTCCACCGACAGCGCCGTGAGCAGCGACGACGCCGGCGTCGTGACGTCGGCGGGGTCGAGCGTGCCGTGCACCGAGCGCGTCGCGAGCACGTCGAACGGCGTCGACGCCCATGCCGTCACGATCCCGCCCGCCGCGCGCAGCCGCACGGTCGCCACGGCGTCCAGGCGCACGACCCGGCCGATGAACGCGCCGAGGTCGCCGCGCTCGTCGGCGTCGGGGATCGCCAGCGCACTCACGCACCCTCCTCGCTGACGCTCGTCGGCCGCGTTCGCGGCACTGCTGTGTCCGATGGTGAGCTCGCAGGCTCGCTCACGTCCACTCCCCCAGCCACGCCTTCTCCTCCGCCGTCAGCCGCCGCGGGCGCTGCGCCGCCAGGTCGAAGGTCGCCATGCGGGTGTGCGCGGTGATCGCGACCGGCGCGTCCTCGCCGGGCCCGTCGTGCAGGACGTAGCGGATGACGAACGACGCCGCCCGCACCTCCTCCACCGTCATCACGATGCGCAGCGTGTGCGAGCGGTACGCCACCTGCTTCGCGTACCGCACGCCGAGCTCGGCGACGAGGAGCCCGGAGGAGAACCCGCCGACGCCGTCGGCCTCGGCCCGCTCGAAGAACAGCGCGATGCGCGCCTCCTCGAGCAGCGTCACCGCGCGCGCGTGGTTGAGGTGCCGGTAGGAGTCCTGGTCGGTCCAGCGCAGGGGCACCTGCGCGACGAAGTGCGCCACGCCCCCACCCTCTCACCCGAGGTCCGCGGGTCAGCGCGCCAGGCCCCGCAGCTGCCGCGACACCACCGACAGCGTGGCCAGGTCCAGCCGCGCCGACGTCCCGACCTCGTGCAGCGCCGCCCGCGCCCGCACCAGCCTCGACGCGTTCGCCTGCTCCCACTGCGCGATGGCGTCCTCCACCGGCGTCCCGGGCGCCGCCTCGCGCAGCGCGTCGAGGGTGATGGCGCGCAGGGAGCCGTAGAGGTCGTCGCGCAGGGCGAGGCGGGCCAGCGCGTGCCAGCGGTCGCCGCGTTCCAGCGCGCTCACCGACGTCAGCGCCATGTCGACGCCCAGGTGCTCGGACAGCGCGTAGTACAGCTCCGCCACCTCACGGGGCTCGCGCGGCTCCCGGTCGCGCTCGGCCAGCTCGACGAGCTCGACGACGTCGAGCAGGCCGTAGCCGTACATCAGCGCGGCCGCCCGCGCGGCGCACTCCGTGCCGACGCCGGCTGCGGTGAGCAGGCGCTCCCGTTCCCGCACCGCCTCGAGCTCGCGCCCGCGCAGCAGCCCGGACAGCTCGCCGCGCAGCGCCCGCACCGGCTCGGCGAACCGGGACACCTCGGCGCCGACGGCGAGCGGCTGCGGGCGGTTGGTGAGGAACCAGCGCGACGCGCGGTCGAGCAGGCGCCGGGAGTCGAGCACGATCGTGTCCGACACCTCGGTCGCGATCGCGGGATCGCGCAGCTCGGCCCACAGCGCGGGCAGGTCGAACACGGCCGTCGTGACCGCGAAGGCCCGCACCGCGTCGGTCGCGGTCGCGGAGAGCTCCTCGCCGAGGCGGAACGCGTAGGTCATGCCGGCGCCGTCGACCATCTCGTTGACCAGCTGCGTCGTCACGATCTCGCGCCGCAGCGGGTGCCCGGCGATCGCCTTCGGGAAGCGCTCGCGGATCGCGCGCGGGAAGTACTCCGGCAGCCGCGACGCGAACGCCGCCGCGTCGGGCAGGTCGGTGGAAAGCACCTGCGCGGTGAGGTCGAGCTTGCTGTGCGCGAGCAGCGTCGACAGCTCCGGGCTGCTCAGGCCCAGTCCCGCCGCCTCGAGCGCGGCGAAGCCGGCCTCGTCGGGCAGCACCTCGAGGCGCCGGACGAGCCCGTGCCGCTCCTCGAGGTCGGCGGTGAGCCGCCCGTGCACGCCGGTCATGTCGGCGGCGTGCGCCCGCGCGATGCCCAGCACGGCGTTCTGGTCGCGGTTGTCGGACAGCACCAGCGCCGACACCTCGTCGGTCATCTCGACGAGCACCGCGTTGCGGGCGGTGCGGTCGAGCTCCCCGGCGACGACGAGCCGGTCGAGCAGGATCTTGATGTTGACCTCGTGGTCGGAGCAGTCGACGCCCGCCGAGTTGTCGATGGCGTCGGTGTTGATCTTCCCGCCGGCGCGGGCGAACTCGATCCGCCCCTTCTGCGTCAGCCCCAGGTTGCCGCCCTCGCCGACGACCTTGACCCGCAGCTCCGCCCCGTTGGCGCGCACGGCGTCGTTGGCCTTGTCGCCCGCCGCCTCGTGCGTCTCGTCGGTGGCCTTGACGTAGGTGCCGATGCCGCCGTTCCACAGCAGGTCGGCCGGCGCGCGCAGGATCGCGGCGATGAGCTCGGGCGGGCTGAGCCGCTCGGTGCCGTCGGGCAGGCCCAGGGCGGCGCGCATCTCCGGCCCGACCGGCACCGACTTCGCCGTGCGCGGCCACACCCCGCCGCCCGCGCTGATCAACGACCGGTCGTAGTCGTCCCACGACGAGCGCGGCAGCGCGAACATGCGCTCGCGCTCGGCGAAGCTCGCGGCCGCGTCCGGCGTCGGGTCGACGAAGACGTGCCGGTGGTCGAACGCCGCGAGCAGCCGGATGTGCGGGGAGAGCAGCATGCCGTTGCCGAACACGTCGCCGGACATGTCGCCCACGCCCACGACCGTGAACTCCTGCGCCTGCGTGTCGACGCCGAGCTCGCGGAAGTGGCGCTTGACGCTCTCCCACGCGCCCTTCGCCGTGATGCCCATGGCCTTGTGGTCGTAGCCGACCGACCCGCCGGACGCGAACGCGTCGCCCAGCCAGAAGCCGTAGGAGGCCGCGACCTCGTTGGCCGTGTCGGAGAAGCGCGCGGTGCCCTTGTCGGCGGCGACCACGAGGTAGGAGTCGTCGCCGTCGTGGCGGACGACGTCCGGCGGCGGGACCGTCCGGCCGTCGACCAGGTTGTCGGTGACGTCGAGCAGCCCGGAGATGAACATGCGGTAGCAGGCCTCGACCTCGGCCGGGTCGGGCTGCGCCGCGCGGACGAAGAACCCGCCCTTCGCCCCGACCGGCACGATGACCGCGTTCTTCACGGCCTGCGCCTTGACCAGCCCGAGGATCTCGGTGCGGAAGTCCTGCGGGCGGTCCGACCAGCGCAGACCACCGCGCGCCACGGCGCCGAAACGCAGGTGGACGCCCTCCACGCGCGGCGAGTACACCCAGATCTCGAACCGCGGGCGCGGCGCCGGCATGTCCGGCACCAGCGCCGGGTCGATCTTGAAGGAGAAGAAGTCGCGCTCGCGGAACCAGTTGGTGCGCAGGGTCGCGGTGATCATCGCCAGGTAGCCGCGCAGGATGCGGTCGGCGTCGAGCCCGGTGACGGAGTCGATCAGCGCACGGGCCTCGGACAGCGCGGCGGTCTCCGCGCGCTCGCGGTCCTCGACGGAGCCGACGGCCGGGTCGAACCGCGCCCGGAACACCCCGAGCAGCGCCCGCGCCACGGCGGGCTGGGTGAGCAGCGTGTCGGCCATGTACTGCACGCCGTACGGGCTGCCGAGCTGGCGCGCGTAGCGGGCGTAGGCGCGCAGCACCGCGACCTCGCGCCACGGCAGCCCGGCGCGCAGCACCAGCGCGGAGAACCGGTCGGTCTCGGCGTCCCCGCGCCAGGCGGCGCTGAACGCCGAGCAGAACCCGGCCTCGACCTCGGCCTCGGTGCGCCCGTCGAGCGCCGTGCGCGTGGCCTCGTCGACCTGCAGGCCGAAGTCGTAGAGGTAGCAGCGCAACCCGTCGGGCCGCAGGAACTCCGAGGGGCGCTCGTCGAGGACCTCGACGCCGAGCTGCTGCAGCAGCGGCAGCACGGCCGTCAGGGTGGCGGGGGCTCCCGCGAGGTAGAGCGCGAAGCGGCGGACGCCGTTCTCCCCGGCGTCGTGCAGCCGCACCGAGAAGTCGCCGGGCCCGGCGAGCGCGGCGATGCGGCGCAGGTCGGCCACCGCGTGCTGCGGGTCGACCGCGGCCTTGTACGTCTCCGGCACCCCGGCCAGCAGGACGCCGACCCCGGCCCCCTCCGGGGTCTGGAGAAGCCGGTCGTCCCAGGTGCGGACGGCCTCCGTCAGCTCGTCCTGCAGCGCCGCCACGTCGACGTCGCCGAAGCCGGCGGCGTCGGTGGGGGCGTGCACGGTGAACTGCACGAGCGCGAGCGCCGACTCCGACACCCGCGCGGTGTGGTCGACGGTCGTGCCGCCCAGGCGCTGCTGCAGCACCTGGGCCATCGCGAGGCGCGACGACGTCGTGTAGCGGTCACGCGGGAGGTACACCAGGGCCGAGACGAACCGGCGGTACGGGTCGGGGCGCAGGAACACCCGCACCGCGCGGCGCCCGGCCACGGCGAGCACGCCGACGGCGGTGTCGTGCAGCCGCTGCACGCCCGCGCTGAACAGCTCCTCGCGCGGCAGGTCCGAGAGCACCTCGAGCATCTGCTGGCCGGAGTAGGACTCCAGCGGGAAGCCGGCGCGGTGGATGGCGTCGCGGACGCGGCGGGCCACCACCGGGATGTCCAGGACGCTCTCGTAGAGCGCGGGCACCGTGAGCATCCCGAGGAAGCGGTGCTCGCCGGTGAGCCGGCCCTCGCCGTCGACGGTGGCCACGGCCAGGTAATAGGGGTGCTCCGGGCGCAGCGGGCCCGGGTCGTTGGCGCGGGTGATCACCAGCAGGTCCGGACGGCCGGCAACGCTGTCGACGCGCGGCACGAACGCGCGCTCGGCGTCGTCGCGGCGCAGGACCCCGAGACCCGTGCCGGGCTCGGCGACGAGCTCGCCGTCCGCGGTGGCCGTGTAGTGGCGGTAGCCGAGGAAGGTGACGTGGCCGTCGGCGAGCCAGCGCAGCAGCTCGGCGACGTCGCGGGGCTCGGCGGTGGCGCCGGCCGGGGCGCGCGAGGGCAGGCCGTCGGCGATGCGCAGGGCGGTCGCGAGCATGGGCTCGGCGTCGCCGACGATCTCGCGGACCTCCCGCAGCACCTCGCCGAGGCGCTCGGCCAGCTCGTCGTGGGTGAGGTGCGACGTCTCCAGGTCCAGGTGGATCCACGACTCGACGATGCTGTCGGCGGGCGGCCCGGCCGGGTCGGCGTCGGTGAGCACGTCCTCGAGGCGCCCCTCGGCGTCGCGCCGGACCACGACGATCGGGTGGATCACGCGCGTGACCTCGCCACCCGCCCGGGCGACCGCCGCGAGCAGCGACTGCACCAGGAACGGCATGTCGTCGGTGACGATCTCGACGACCGGTCCGTCCGTCGATCCCTCGGGCTGCGCGTCGCGCACCCGGATCAGCTCCTGCCCCGCCGCGCGCCGACCGGCCAGCTCGACGTGCGAGCGGGCCGCCGCGAGCAGCAGCGGGAGGTGCTCGCCCGCGAGTCCGTCCAGGTCAGGGGCGTGCCGCGCGTACAGCGATCGCAGGGCCGTCAGTTCGGGGCCGGGCTTCGTCGCCCTCTCGCCGGTGGTCACATGCGGCTCCGGGGTCTCGTCATCGGACCGCCCACCCTATGCCCACCGGGCGAACGCGGGCCCCCCGGTCGAGTGAACGGTCAGATGCCCCGGTAGGCCGCGAGCGCCCCCGCGAGGAGGTCGGCCAGGCCCAGCCCGTCGGTCGAGGTGGGGCCCGTCGACGTCGTCCCGCGCCCCGGCGGCGAACCCTCGGCCGTCTCGGCCGACCCCGCCGACTCGACCGACCCCGCCGACCCTGCCGACCCTGCCGACCTCGCCGACTCGGGCGCCGGCTCGGCTGCCGACGTCACCGCCGACCTCGCTGTCGCGTCCGGCTCGGTGCGCTCGTTCCGCTCGGCCGGCGCGGGCCCGTCGCCGCGCCGGTGCCGGCGCCCCCCGGTGCCCGGCCGCACGACCACCCCGTCGGGCAGGTACGGCCGCCGCTCCCCGGACCCCTCGGCCCCGTCCGGGTCGTGCGCACTCGCGGCGGCGGGGTGCGGTCGTGCCGCGCCGCCGGCCGCGCCGCTGCGGCCCCGGCCGTCGGCCTCATCGGCGGCGACGTCGGTCGGACGATCCACCCCGTCCGCCCTCTCCGCCGCCCTGCCCGCCCCGCCGTTGCGGTCCGCGCCTCGGTTGCGATCAGCACCACCGCTGCGGTCGACTCTCACGTCCCGGTCCGCACCCGCGTTCCGGTCCGCACCCGCGTTCCGGTCGGCACCGCCGTCCCGGTCCGGAACGCCGTTCCGGTTCACACCACCGATGCGGTCCGCACCCTCGTCCCTGTCCCCACCGCCGTTCCGGTCCGCACCGCCGTCCCGGTCCGCACCCACGTGCCGGTCGGCACCACCGTTGCGGCCCGCACCATCGTGCCGGGCCGCCCTCCCCTTCGGGTCTGCACTCACGTGCGAGTCCGCGTCCGTGTTCCGGTTGGTGCCGCCGGTGCGGTCCGCACCACCGTTCCGCGCCGCCCTCGCCTTCGGGTCCGCGCCCAGGTGCGGGGGCGAGAGCGAGTCCAGGTGCGAGTCCGCGTCCGCGTTGCGGTTGGTGCCGCTGGTGCGGTTCCCAGCGCCGCTCCGCGCCGCCCTTACGTCGCGGTCTGCGCCCGGGTCGAGGTCCGGGTTCCGATCGGTACCGCCGTCGCGGACTGCACCGCTATGGCGGTCCGTGTCGCCGATCCGGTTCGCACCGCCGTCCTGGTCTGCTCCCCCGGTCCGCCCGTACGCGTCGGCACGATCCATCCCGCCGGCACGGCTCCGGCCGGAAGCAGGACCCGGGTCTGCCGCACGCCGGTCCCGCACGTCGCGCTCGTCGTCGCGCGAGGGGTCGTAGCCCCGGCTGCCCGGCAGGCCGGCGTCATCCGCCGGCGGCCCGGAGGCGCGCGCGGGTGTCCCGCGGTCCTGTTCCTGCCGCGCCTCCCCGGAGCCGGGGCGGCGTACATCCCCTCGAGCCGATCCGGACTGCTCGCCCGCCCGGTGCCGGTCGCCCGTCGCCTCGGCGCCCACTGCCTTCGCGCCCCGCCGTCCGTCGGCGTCCGTCCGGGCCCGGCGACCCGGACCCTCATCCAGGTCGGAGCTCCCGGCATCCCCACCGCTGCGGTGTCCCGACAGACCCAGGGGATCCGGATCGGGCGCGACGTCGGCGTCGGACCGGGACGTGGCGTGGCGCGACCGCCCCGACGGTCCGGCCGACCGCGCCCGGCCGTCGAGGCGCTGCAGGACCTGCGCCCCGACCACGCCGTGCCCGTCGTGCACGGCCGCACGCAGCAGCGCGCCCTGCACCGCGGCGTCGACCGCCAGTCCGTCGACGAGCGCGGGCACGACCCGGCGCATCCACTCGGCGGCCGCGGCACGGTCGCCGTCGGCGAGCACCACCGACACCGCGTCGGGGGTGTCCCGCCGCAACCGTCCCGACTCGGGGAGCCGCTGCGCCAGCCGTCGCGCCACGCGTCGCACGGTCGGGGCCGACTCGTCCGCCGGCAGCCGCTGCCCCTCGCGGGCCAGGTCGAGCACGACGACGCACTCGCCCGTCCCCGTGTCCGGGACGTCCCCCGACGGCTCTGCGTCACCGCCGCCGCCCGCGGGCGCCTTGCCCCAGATCCGGTCGAGGTCCGCGAGCGCCGACGCCAGCCAGGCCTCCGGGTCGGCCAGCGCCGAGACGACGGCAGGATCCGGAGCGGCGCTCACCGGCTCGGCCACCGGGGGTACCGCGATGGAGGGCACCGCGGCCTGGGACACCGCTTCGGTCTCGGACCCGGCGATCACCTCACCGCCCCCACCGCGAGCAGCCCCGCTCCCCGCCGCGGGAGAACCTGCGGGCCGGTGCGCCCGGATCGCCTGCGTGGGCGCTTCCGACGCGCCGTCGCGGGTCGGGTCCAGCGTCGATCCCGCCGACCACACACCGGTGGCCCAGGGGTCGGCGGGCCAGACGTCGCTGCGTCCCGTTCCGCCGGACCTCGGAGCACGCGCCCCCGCCGAGCCGTTCCGCCCGCCGTCGGCCGATCCGCCGTCGCGGGCACCGTTCGCACCCGGGCCGCCGGCTCCCGAACCGTCCGCGCCGCGCGAGCCCGAGCCGGTCGAGGTCCGGGGTTCGCCGGTGCGTTCGGTCTCCCCGGGGTCCGCTCCGTTCCGACGGGCCCCCGGGACCCCTCCGCCCACGGCCGACAAGTCAGTGGCCGCCCACAGGGTGCCCGGCCACCCCGCCGCAGCACCGGACCTGCCGTCCGGGTCGTGCCGGGACGCGCCCTCGGAGTCCGACCGCGACGCGGCCGAGGATCCGTTCGCCGTCGCGGCGGCGTCGTCCTCCGCCCGACGGCGGCGCCGCCCGACCCCGCCCGCACCGGCGGTCCGGGCGGGACCCGCCGCACCACCGGCACCTACATCACCGGCACCCGCTTCACCGGCACCCGCTTCACCGGCGGCGGCAACGGAACCAGCGCCATCAGGCCCGCCGCCCGCACCGGCCGCATCGCTCACACCGGCCGCATCGCCACCGTCCCGCGCCGATCCGTCGTCCGCCATCGACGCCGCCTGCACGGCGCGCAGCTTCGCCGTGCGCTCCACCGAGCCCGGCAGCCACCCGGGATCACCGGCCGCGTCGGACTCCGCCGCCCGACGCCGCCCGACGGCCTCACCACGTCCGCGCTCGGGCTCGACGCTGCGGCTCGTGGAGGAACCCGCCCCGGGCGCCACACCGTGCGGATCACCCGTCGGCACGCCCGGTGCCGGCTGCGCGGTGCGCCCGGCCGGTGCGCCCGTGCCCGTGCCCAGCGACAGGATCCCGGGCAGCGACACGAGCGCGGTGCGGAAGCGCGCGACCCGGGCCCGGTGGCG contains these protein-coding regions:
- a CDS encoding NAD-glutamate dehydrogenase, yielding MTTGERATKPGPELTALRSLYARHAPDLDGLAGEHLPLLLAAARSHVELAGRRAAGQELIRVRDAQPEGSTDGPVVEIVTDDMPFLVQSLLAAVARAGGEVTRVIHPIVVVRRDAEGRLEDVLTDADPAGPPADSIVESWIHLDLETSHLTHDELAERLGEVLREVREIVGDAEPMLATALRIADGLPSRAPAGATAEPRDVAELLRWLADGHVTFLGYRHYTATADGELVAEPGTGLGVLRRDDAERAFVPRVDSVAGRPDLLVITRANDPGPLRPEHPYYLAVATVDGEGRLTGEHRFLGMLTVPALYESVLDIPVVARRVRDAIHRAGFPLESYSGQQMLEVLSDLPREELFSAGVQRLHDTAVGVLAVAGRRAVRVFLRPDPYRRFVSALVYLPRDRYTTSSRLAMAQVLQQRLGGTTVDHTARVSESALALVQFTVHAPTDAAGFGDVDVAALQDELTEAVRTWDDRLLQTPEGAGVGVLLAGVPETYKAAVDPQHAVADLRRIAALAGPGDFSVRLHDAGENGVRRFALYLAGAPATLTAVLPLLQQLGVEVLDERPSEFLRPDGLRCYLYDFGLQVDEATRTALDGRTEAEVEAGFCSAFSAAWRGDAETDRFSALVLRAGLPWREVAVLRAYARYARQLGSPYGVQYMADTLLTQPAVARALLGVFRARFDPAVGSVEDRERAETAALSEARALIDSVTGLDADRILRGYLAMITATLRTNWFRERDFFSFKIDPALVPDMPAPRPRFEIWVYSPRVEGVHLRFGAVARGGLRWSDRPQDFRTEILGLVKAQAVKNAVIVPVGAKGGFFVRAAQPDPAEVEACYRMFISGLLDVTDNLVDGRTVPPPDVVRHDGDDSYLVVAADKGTARFSDTANEVAASYGFWLGDAFASGGSVGYDHKAMGITAKGAWESVKRHFRELGVDTQAQEFTVVGVGDMSGDVFGNGMLLSPHIRLLAAFDHRHVFVDPTPDAAASFAERERMFALPRSSWDDYDRSLISAGGGVWPRTAKSVPVGPEMRAALGLPDGTERLSPPELIAAILRAPADLLWNGGIGTYVKATDETHEAAGDKANDAVRANGAELRVKVVGEGGNLGLTQKGRIEFARAGGKINTDAIDNSAGVDCSDHEVNIKILLDRLVVAGELDRTARNAVLVEMTDEVSALVLSDNRDQNAVLGIARAHAADMTGVHGRLTADLEERHGLVRRLEVLPDEAGFAALEAAGLGLSSPELSTLLAHSKLDLTAQVLSTDLPDAAAFASRLPEYFPRAIRERFPKAIAGHPLRREIVTTQLVNEMVDGAGMTYAFRLGEELSATATDAVRAFAVTTAVFDLPALWAELRDPAIATEVSDTIVLDSRRLLDRASRWFLTNRPQPLAVGAEVSRFAEPVRALRGELSGLLRGRELEAVRERERLLTAAGVGTECAARAAALMYGYGLLDVVELVELAERDREPREPREVAELYYALSEHLGVDMALTSVSALERGDRWHALARLALRDDLYGSLRAITLDALREAAPGTPVEDAIAQWEQANASRLVRARAALHEVGTSARLDLATLSVVSRQLRGLAR
- a CDS encoding glycoside hydrolase family 13 protein; amino-acid sequence: MQWWREAVVYRVYVRSFTDSDGDGIGDLEGIRARLGYLELLGVDALSLAPFYPSPMADHGYDVADPRDVDPVYGDLAVFDALVTDAHEHGLKIIVDLVPNHTSVEHEWFRAARTSKPGSPERERFHFRPGRGPGGQEPPNDWQSVFGGPAWTRLPDDPEWYLHLFSPAQPDLDWTNPEVWADLDKTVRFWLDRGVDGFRVDVAHGMSKPEGLPDAGGCRDDPRFDHEGVHDVHRMVRAVVDHFPGTVLVGQVDVRDDDAFARYVRPDELHVGLTYRLLECPFAADAVRDAIEDSFEAVAPTRSRPSWALADHDTVRPVTRWGGEARARAMALVTLALPGTVFLYNGEELGLPDVELPDEALQDPRWTQSGGTDRGRDGCRVPIPWEGTAPGFGFTSGEPWLPIPAQWADRLVADQLEDTASTLSVYRRALELRRCHPGFTGTDVEWFGAPQDCLAFRRSGSTLVCALNTGTVAVPLPPGDVLLSSGPLRGGLLPPDTAVWLA
- a CDS encoding acyl-CoA thioesterase, with protein sequence MAHFVAQVPLRWTDQDSYRHLNHARAVTLLEEARIALFFERAEADGVGGFSSGLLVAELGVRYAKQVAYRSHTLRIVMTVEEVRAASFVIRYVLHDGPGEDAPVAITAHTRMATFDLAAQRPRRLTAEEKAWLGEWT